The sequence below is a genomic window from Haloferax mediterranei ATCC 33500.
CGTACCCGCTTTTGGTCGGAATTCCGGGTGAACGAGACCTTGGAAAGAACATCGACGTGGCCGTCGTCGACCACGGCTACCGGTCGGTTACGGGCGTCCCCTTCCCGCTCGACTTCAACGAGGCCTCGATGGACGAACTCACAGCTATCCCCGGTATCGGACGGTCCACCGCGGGCGACATCGTGGTGAATCGACCGTATGGAGACGTCGGGGATATGGGAAGCGTCGACGTCGATGCAGACCTCTCGAAGTACGTTCAGTAAGCGACAGAACGTCTCTTTCTCTCCTCTTCACTTGCAAGCGTGCTCTCCCATTCACTCGAAACTGTGGTGGGTCGTGGTCGTTCACTTGCACGTGTGGTCTGTTCCGCGTCGAGTGCCGAGTCAGTCTGTGCTGACGGCCCCGGTGGGGTCAGTCCGAGTGGAGTCGTCGGAAGACCGAACTGGCGAGGTTGCGACCCAGAGGACTCCCGCCGCGCCGGCGACGGTAAGCCCCGCCCACGGAAGGAACGTCACCGGGCCGAGTGAGTCTGCAATTGCCCCGCCGGCGAGGTTGGCGAGTCCACTCGCCGTCGAGAGGACCATCGACGCACCCGAGAGGACAGTCGCCCGTCCGACATCGCCGAGTCGGTCGTTGAGGTACTGATTGCGGAGCGGAGCGATAACGACGCGGGTGCTCCGATAGAGGAAGAGCATCGGTACCAAAAACAGTGGGGTGAGCGCAATGCTCGCGTAGACGACGCCGAAGAGAGGGCCAAGAAGTGCGAACGTTCTGCGGATACCGAGTTTCTCTTCGAGCACGCCGACGGTCGAGGCGGCACCGGCCGAGACCAGTTTGAACCCGGCGTACAGCACGCCCAACCCGACGACCGAGACACCGAGGCTGTCGAGCGCGGGTTGTTCGAACGTTCGGGTCATCCCGAAGAGGCCGTTGAACAGCGCGGCGTAGGCGACGAGCCATCGAACCGCCGGTCGTTTCGCTTGGACGCGAAGCATATGGACTGCCTCGCGGACGGTGAAGACGGAGTCGTTCGAGCCGCCGGGGTCGTCCGAATCAGCTGACCCGTCGCCGACAGCCGGAAGCGTGTACAGAATCGGGATACCGAGCGCGGCGAGTGCGGCGTTGACCACGAAGGGAAGCGCGGCGTCGATGCTGTAGAGATACCCGCCCGCGATTGCGGTCGCCGCGGACGTTATCAACAATCCCATCTTGCCGCGTCCCTCGATGCGGGCGTACTCCGACTCGTCGAAATACTGCTTGAGGAGTTCGTAAAGCCACGCGTTTTGCGTTCCCGACCTGAACGCCCAGCCGAACGCCCAGACGACTTTCACGACGAGGTAGGCGACTGGCGAGGAGGCAAGGACGAGTCCGACCATGGCCGAAGCGCGAAGCGTGTTACCGACCGCGAGACTCGCCCGCCGACCGATTCTGTCACCGAGATACCCCGACGGAATCTCCGCGATAACCATCCCGAAGAGAAACGCCGCCTGTGCCACGCCGATAAATGCCAAGCCAAACCCCTGGTGGCGGAGATAGAGAATGCTGACGGGGAGGTAAAAGCCGGTTGCCCCAGTTATCCGATAGGCGTAATATCGCCAGATTACTGACCGTGCTGTTGCCATCAACGGCAACTTCGAAGGGGGATAAAATGATTGTTTCCAGTAATGTATTTTTGTAAATATGGTGGTGCATTAGTCGCTCTATCGCTCGGACAGAAACGGAGAAATCGACGAAATGCAGACGCGTCGATTTCGAAAGAAGCGTCGCGTTAGAAGTCGTCTTCGACGACTTCGCCGACGGCGAAGTTGGACTTGACTTCGGTAATTTCGACTTTGACGCGCTCACCGACGTCGGTCTCGGGGACGATAATGACGTAGCCGCGTTCGACGCGGGCGATGCCGTCCCCTTGCTTGCCGATGTCCTCGATTTCGACGTAGCGAAGCTCTCCGGGTTCGACCGGGGGCTGTGGTTCGGCGGA
It includes:
- a CDS encoding MFS transporter; this translates as MATARSVIWRYYAYRITGATGFYLPVSILYLRHQGFGLAFIGVAQAAFLFGMVIAEIPSGYLGDRIGRRASLAVGNTLRASAMVGLVLASSPVAYLVVKVVWAFGWAFRSGTQNAWLYELLKQYFDESEYARIEGRGKMGLLITSAATAIAGGYLYSIDAALPFVVNAALAALGIPILYTLPAVGDGSADSDDPGGSNDSVFTVREAVHMLRVQAKRPAVRWLVAYAALFNGLFGMTRTFEQPALDSLGVSVVGLGVLYAGFKLVSAGAASTVGVLEEKLGIRRTFALLGPLFGVVYASIALTPLFLVPMLFLYRSTRVVIAPLRNQYLNDRLGDVGRATVLSGASMVLSTASGLANLAGGAIADSLGPVTFLPWAGLTVAGAAGVLWVATSPVRSSDDSTRTDPTGAVSTD
- a CDS encoding TRAM domain-containing protein, which translates into the protein MEISDKLLCLFNADVRTEDDRYVVEIPRREVEAGAIEADETYRVALISRETHETVESESNGGATPSAEPQPPVEPGELRYVEIEDIGKQGDGIARVERGYVIIVPETDVGERVKVEITEVKSNFAVGEVVEDDF